The Sandaracinus amylolyticus genomic interval GGCTGGCCGACGAACTCCTCGAAGCGCGTCGGGCGCAGGCTCGCGTCGAGGCGGCTCTCCTCGTCCCCGGCGGGCGCGGCCTCGAGCAGGTTCTGCGGGCGCTCGACCTCGCTCGCGCTCGACTCGCTGCTTCGAGCGGACTTGGGCGTCTTCTTCTTGGTCGCCATCGACGTCAACCCAGCGACGAGAGCGCTTCGCGCAGCAGCACGTCCACCGACTTGCCGTCGGCGCCCGGCGTGATCGCGGCGACCGCGCGCTCCGCCTCGCCGGGCTTGAAGCCCATCGAGACCAGCGCCGACGCGACCTGGCCCAGCGGGCCGCTCGGGATCGGGATCGGCATCGCGATCGGCGCGCCGACGCTGCCCGACGACGAGCCCGCGGTGACGAACCCGAGCTTGTCGCGCAGCTCGAGCACCAGGCGGTCCGCGATCTTCTTGCCGACCCCGGGGATCCCCTTGAAACGACTGGGATCTTGGCGCGCGACGGCGTCGGCGAGGCCACGCGCGTCGAGGTGCGAGAGCACCGCGAGCGCGAGCTTCGGGCCGATCGACGAGACCGTCATCAGCGTGCGGAACGCCGCGCGATCCTCGGGTGTGGCGAACCCGAACAGCGCGATCGCGTCCTCGCGCACGTGGGTGTGGACGTGCAGCGTCACGGCTTCGGGCGGAGTGGGGAGGCGCCCCAGCGCGCCGAGCGGCACCGACACCTCGTACCCGACGCCCGCGACGTCGAGGACCACCGTTCCGTCGACCCCCCGATCCACGATCTGCCCGCGAAGACGCCCGATCACGCGCGGACAGTACCACGCAGACGATCATGTGAGCCGTCCGAGGGGAGCCGGGACACAACTACGGTGTGAGCCGGGAGACACCGCGGCGTCTGCGCCTGATCAGCCCTAGCGATCCCGTCGTGGAGTCGCACGAGGGCGCGAAGGCCTCGGGAGAGATCCCGGCGGACGTCTCGGGCCGGCTGCCCGTGGTGGCGCCGGTGGATCTCGCGTCGGCGTTCCGGGCGTACGGCCGCTACGTCGCGTGGATCGGGATGCGCATCCTCGGGCGGCCCGAGGACGTCGACGACCTCGTGCAGGACGTCTTCCTGGACGCGGTGCGCGGGATGGAGCGGCTGCGCGATCCCGGCGCGGCGAAGGCCTGGTTGGGCACGCTGACGGTGCGTAAGGCACGTCGAGTGCTGCGCAAGCGACGGATGATGCGCTTCCTCGGCGTGGACGAGGGCGCGGACTACGGAGAGATCGTGGACGAGACCGCCTCGTCCGCGGAGCGCGTGATGATCGCGGATCTGTATCGGATGCTCGACACCTTGCCGACCGAAGAGCGGCTCGCTTGGACATTGCGACACCTCGAAGGGGAACAGCTCGAGCGAGTGGCCGAGCTCTGCGGGTGCTCGCTCGCGACGGTCAAGCGGCGGATCGCGGCGGCGCACGCGGTCATGGGGGGAGAGCTGGGCGATGTCTGAGCGCGCGACGCTTCGGCAGATGACGCGTGCGGCGAAGCAGCACGTGAGCATCGAGTGGGACGCGGCGAGGGCCGCGCATCTCGCGGAACGTGCGAGCGCGCGGCAGCGTCGTCGCACGCTCGCGCGCGGCGCGCTGGGTGCGGGCGTGGTCGCGTTCGCCGCGGGGTTCCTGCTGATCCTCGGCGTGCGACACACGCCAGCCGCGACGCACGAGCCCGGCGCGATCGCGCACGCCACGCCGGGCGAGGGGCACGGTGTGCTCCGCTTTGCCGAGGGCTCGGTGGCGACGCCGCTCGACGCGAGCTCGGAGCTCGTGGTCGCGTCGGTGCGAGACGACGAGATCGTCGTGGACGTGGTGCGCGGCGGTGGTCGCTTCGAGGTCACGCCCGGGCTGCCGCGTCGCTTCCGCGTGCGCGCGGGCGAGGTCGTCGTGACGGTGCTCGGGACCGTGTTCACGGTGCGGCGCGAGGGCGCGGGCGCGAGCGTCGAGGTCGAGCGCGGGCGCGTGCAGGTCTCGTGGGAGCCCGACGGGAGCGCAGTGCTGGGCGCGGGCGAGAGCGACGCGTTCCCGCGCGCGATGGCGACGGTCACGGTCGCGAGCGAGCCGACGAGCGCGCCCGCGCCGGTCGTCGAGGCGGAAGAGATCGCGAGGGCGATCGTCGTCGACGAGCCCGCGCACGAGCCGGCGCCGCGTCCGCGCGATCGTCGCGCGCGCGCCGTCGAGCGCGTCGAGCCGACGGACGAAGAGCCCGAGCTCGCGCCGGAGGTCGAGCTCGCGGAGTGGCGCGCGCTCGCCGAGCAGGGCCGCTTCGACGAAGGCTACGGGCTCCTGCTCGCCGACTCGTCGGTGCTGCCGTCGCGGGATCTCGAGGCGCTCATGCAGGCCGCCGACGTGGCGCGCCTCTCGGGACATCCGAGCGAGTCGCTCGCGTACCTGCGCCGCGCGCTCGCCGTGGGCCGCGGTGATCCGCGCGCGCCGATGGTCGCGTTCACGCTGGGCCGCGTGCTCCTGCAGCAGCTCGGGCGTCCGAGCGACGCCGCCGCGGCGTTCGCGCAGTGTCGCGCGATGGCGCCCGACGGCTCGCTCGCGCAGGACGCGCTCGCGCGCGAGGTCGAGGCGTGGCACCGCGCCGGTGACGCAGAACAGGCGCGCGAACGCGCGCTGGAGTACCTTCGCCTGCATCCACACGGGCTCCGCGCGAGCGCCGTGCGGCGCTATGGAGGCATCGAGTAGCGCGACGCTCGCTCGCAGCACGATCATCGCGATCGTGTGCGCGCTCTCGATCCCTCTCGCCGCACGAGCGCAGGACACCAGCACGATCACCGGCCCACGCGTCGCGCTGGAGGTCGAGGCGTGCGCCGGGATCGATCCCGAGGTCGTGCATCGCATCCTCGGCGTCGAGCTCGGCGCGGACGCGGATCTCGACGCGCTTCCGACCGATCCCGAAGCGAGCCGGGTGCGCGCGACGTGCACCGACGCCGACGGCACGCGCGTGTCGCTCGCCGTCGACGAGCCGCTCACCGCCAAGCACCTCGAGCGCTCGATCGATCTCGCGGCGTCGCCCGAGTCGGGGCGCTCCCGCCTGGTCGCGCTCGCGCTCGCCGAGCTGCTCGCGGCGAGCTGGATCGAGCTCGGGATGCGGCGCGATCCCGAGGTGGTCGAGGTCGGCGCGCACGGCGGTGACGAGGCGCGCGCGGTGGCGCTCGCGATCGCGCGCGGACGGTTGCCCGGCGCGGAGGTGGTGCGCGTCGAGGAGACGCCGCCGGAGCGGCCGCGCGCGCGTCCGTTCGGCGTGCGCGCGATCGGCGTGGGGCGCGTGTCCGGCGATCCGCTGCACTTCTCGGGCGGGGGTGGGCTCGGCGTCGATCTCGAGCTCTACGCGCCGCTCGCGATGAGCATCGACGTGCGCGGCGAGC includes:
- a CDS encoding RNA polymerase sigma factor, with product MESHEGAKASGEIPADVSGRLPVVAPVDLASAFRAYGRYVAWIGMRILGRPEDVDDLVQDVFLDAVRGMERLRDPGAAKAWLGTLTVRKARRVLRKRRMMRFLGVDEGADYGEIVDETASSAERVMIADLYRMLDTLPTEERLAWTLRHLEGEQLERVAELCGCSLATVKRRIAAAHAVMGGELGDV
- the ruvA gene encoding Holliday junction branch migration protein RuvA; amino-acid sequence: MIGRLRGQIVDRGVDGTVVLDVAGVGYEVSVPLGALGRLPTPPEAVTLHVHTHVREDAIALFGFATPEDRAAFRTLMTVSSIGPKLALAVLSHLDARGLADAVARQDPSRFKGIPGVGKKIADRLVLELRDKLGFVTAGSSSGSVGAPIAMPIPIPSGPLGQVASALVSMGFKPGEAERAVAAITPGADGKSVDVLLREALSSLG
- a CDS encoding FecR family protein; translated protein: MTRAAKQHVSIEWDAARAAHLAERASARQRRRTLARGALGAGVVAFAAGFLLILGVRHTPAATHEPGAIAHATPGEGHGVLRFAEGSVATPLDASSELVVASVRDDEIVVDVVRGGGRFEVTPGLPRRFRVRAGEVVVTVLGTVFTVRREGAGASVEVERGRVQVSWEPDGSAVLGAGESDAFPRAMATVTVASEPTSAPAPVVEAEEIARAIVVDEPAHEPAPRPRDRRARAVERVEPTDEEPELAPEVELAEWRALAEQGRFDEGYGLLLADSSVLPSRDLEALMQAADVARLSGHPSESLAYLRRALAVGRGDPRAPMVAFTLGRVLLQQLGRPSDAAAAFAQCRAMAPDGSLAQDALAREVEAWHRAGDAEQARERALEYLRLHPHGLRASAVRRYGGIE